A window of Fusarium falciforme chromosome 1, complete sequence genomic DNA:
GATCGACTCTCCCGCTCCCAgagccatggccatggccttggccgttGGCCGTTGGCTTGCCCTTAGCGCAGGTGAACGGCTCTTGGGTAGATCGGGCCCAACGTGGATTCAGCCATGCATGGGAACGGGGGTGCACGATGGGATGAGAGAAGAGATTAGAAGCCCCAGGTTGAGGTGAGGTGGAAACACGAGAGAAGGCGCGGATCTCAGCGGACCATACAAAGCAAATACGTCACAGTGCGGGGGACAGTGCAAGATAAAGGACGATATCTCTGGCCTTGGAAACGCGCCCAGGCCCCCTGGCAAGCCCAACAGACGCCTCTCGAAACCGCTGCCATCGCACTGGAGCTCTCTCCCTTGCGCCTCTTTTCGATTGCCCTGCCCACTCTCAAGGTTTTAACATCCAGGGCTGACGGTTGGTGGCTAGCGCGGCGTGTTGGAGATCTCCATCCCCGTTCCCTCCCCTTGTTCTCCATCTCAAAGGCACGTTCCGGGGATGCACAGTGTCAGCCCCGAAAGCCTATTGGTCCCTGCGCACGGCCCCCCTTTCTTTCTACGCAACATCGAGAAGCCGAAAGCCACAGGGGCTGGCTGAGCTGACCCACGGAAGGTATCTCCCGCTCCTACCTTCCACGGCGCGCGCCAGGGCTGCCACGCTACATACACTACGCTCTCAACCACCTCCACAAGCATCACCTGGCATCAGCAGAAGACGCATCCTCGCTCATCGACTCGATTGCCCCAATCCCAGGCCCCAGATCGAGCATTGCTTCAGCGCCAAGTGGCTTGGAGTTGTCATCGCGcccgctgctgccgctgttTCCGCCCCTGGAGCGGCTCCAAGGGGGACATCCCCAGACCCTCGTCTGGGCTGGCTGAAAGGCTGCACTTACTCACTCGTGCGTTTCTACTGAGACAGCCATCTATCTCGAATCGTATTTCGGGCCTGCTATCGCAAATCGTCTTGGTTGTACATCACAATGGCGGCATCATCAGCCCCTCGCGAGCCCAAAGATGGCTACCACCTCGTACATCAGGACGACAGCCACGACGATGGCCATAGACCGCCTCCCGCCCCCCCTGCGATGCCTCGGGGTCCGGTTCGGACTTACCGGAATATGACTCTGCTCCTCTCGGGGCTCGTCGTTATCCTTCTGGGCTCGAACCTCTATCTCAGCCTTCCGTATGCCttctccggctccggctgcGACCCACCCCGGGTGCCCCAGTATTTCCAGACTTCGCCGCAGCTATGGCCCGGCGCTACGGCTACCGGTAAGCCGGCCTTTATGGCTCAGACTCACGTCTTTGAGCCTACGGCTACCTTTGTTCCCAACGACCCCCTTCAGACCTCCATCCCCATCGAGGGCATGAAGGAGGGCAACCAGAGCATCTTCAAGATGATGGGTTATCTGAGCCCTTACTCGCCCTCCCCTGGCTTTGGGGTGGATGAGTATCCCATTCCTCAGGGTGCTGAGATTGTTCAGGTTCAGATGCTGTCGCGTCATGGTGCACGATACCCGACTCCTGGCTCCAATGTAGCCGAGCTGGGTGAGCGTCTCGCCAATGCCTCTGGCAAGTTCAACACGAGGGGGGCTCTGTCCTTCCTTAATGACTGGAAATACGAACTTGGTTACGCTATTCTGGTTCCAAGGGGCCGTCAGGAGCTCTTCGAGTCTGGTAAGCAAGCATAGGTCTGACCTTTGGCCTTGACACTAATCGTCTGCAACAGGTGTGTTGCATGCATACATGTATGGCAGCTTGTACAACCCTCAGAGCAAGCTCATCGTCAGAACGACGGTATGTTGTATCCAGAAAGATCAACATTGGCCCAAGAGTGTCTCACAGCTAACTCGTACAGACCCAAGACCGAATGCTCAAGTCGGCTGAGAATTGGATGGCTGGTTTCTTCGGCCTGGAATGGTATGTGAACGAACAGTCACTGCTGAAACCGCATATTGACCCTGCTAGGACGAATAATGCTACCATCGAGGTAATCATCGAAGCCCCCGGCTTCAACAACTCGCTCGCCGGCGGCCTCGGTTGCCCCAACGCAGCTAAGGCTGACTACAAGGCGCCCGTGTCAACTTGGGTTGAAAAGTATCTGCAAGATGGTATGTCCTCTACTTAGAAACCACTGGCTGAAATGACACTAATCGTACATCCAGCTACCGATCGATTCAACAATATGACTGAGGGATTCAAATGGACTCTCGAGGATGTGTATGCTGCTCAGACCATGTGTCCTTATGAGACGGTTGCGTATGGTTTCAGCATGTTCTGCGACCTGTTTACCTATGAGGAGTGGCAGGGCTTTGGGTACTCGGTTGACCTTGCATTTGCCTCGGGCGCTGGGTTTCACAGCCCTGTGGGCGTAAGTATTCCCCCTTGCTATGTGGTCAAGTGATGCTGACAGTATCGCAGAGGGCGATTGGCCTCGGTTACCAGCAAGAGGTTATTGCTCGACTTAAGAACCACACGCTGGGTTATTCTGGCTCTCAGATCAACACGACACTAGACAGCATGGAGGAGACCTTCCCGTTGAACCAGAGACTCTACTTTGACTTTTCTCACGACACCAACATTGTCTCCATCCTGACTGCCTTTGGCTTCCGCCAGTTTGCCGAGAAGCTCCCAGCTGACGCGTATCCGGGAGACCACAACTTCACGGTGGCTAACGTCACTCCGTTCGGTGCCCGTCTGGACATTGAGATCATCAAGGCGCCCAAGCCTGTCTCGCCAGACAGGACCGGTTACCTagagggcgaggagaccAAGTACATTCACTTTGTGCTGAACCAGCGGACTCTTCCTCTAGGTAAGAGCTTCCCGGAGTGTGACGCCAGTCGCAAGGATGGCTGGTGTGAGTTGGAGACGTTCCTCAAGGTGCAGGAAGAGATGGTGGACAAGGCCCAGTTTGATTACGCCTGCTTTGGGGACTACCCGTCAGTACCGTATGGCGAGGTGACCGACGGTGTGCCCCCATCTTGAAGTGTGTACGATAGAGGTATATTTCGGGTGTGTACGATCTAGGATATCATCATAGCGAGGAGTGGCAGGGCCACAAAGTATCTTTTTTCACATGTAAACTGGGGACAAGGACATAGCATTTAGGAACGATGGAGGCCATATTCGCTACATTTGAAGCTTATAGGATTGAGTTTACTAGGGAACATTTCAAAGCTGGATAATAGACATGGATATTTAATTCACTATAGCTGCTCAGGTTTAAAGATATGGACATTCTGATTCCATGACTATCTAAAGTATCAGACTGCAAAGAGGGATTGTATGTGCGTCCTCGACGACTTGGAATCACTTTTCCGAAGCCAGCCAGATAGATATACATGTGCCTTTGCGGGTATTAAAATCAAGATGTAGTAGATTGCGAACAAGATTCGAAAAACCGTAAACGCCTTTGCCGGCTACTCCCAACGACCATTGTGTGTGTAGTGTAACAAATAAGGAAAAATGGCCAAGCACACACACTCTCTATACCGCTATAAAAGATAGATTTGCAAAATGAGGTCCTCCATGAGAAAGCGTTTAAGCCTGCTTCTCGGGAATCACCATTTCAGGGGTGTTATCGATGGAGGGGGTTTTGCGGGCATCAGACAGGCTGGGGGTGTTCATCATGGACTGATGCTCCTGGATGCCGTGGGTGGGCTCGAGgacatcaccatcctcagCAGGCTCGTCACGCTGGGGGCTCCAGGCAAGGAAGTCACGGCGGACCTCGACGTAGTCGTAAGAGAACTCGCCGTGCTGGTCGTCGTCCATACCAAGGagctcagcctcctcagAAGCGCGGAGCTTAAGACCGGGGATGAAGTCgatgatcttggcgatgACGGCGGACATGACAAAGGCGTAGGCGGAAGAggcgacgatggcggcgatCTGCCAGCCGATGATGACGTAGTTACCGTCGAGGAAGCCGCCAATGGCACCGGTGTTGACGCCGTCGAGGCCGATGATGGAGCTGCTGGCGAAGAAGGCGTTGAAGATGAGACCGACCATGCCGCCGACGCCGTGCTCGGCGAAGACATCGAGGGAATCGTCGATTCGGACAAGGAACTTGACTGTAAGAATTGTTAGTGATGAAATTGAGAGAGACAACTTGTCAACTTACCCTTGGTGGCAAAGTTACAGGCGACACCGGCAACAACACCGAGAATGATGCTGGCCCAGGGGTCGATGAAACCAGAGGCAGGAGTGGCAGCGACGAGACCAGAGATGGTACCGGAGCACCAGCCGACCATGGACCACTTGCGAGCCAGGCGGAAATCGAGGAGGCACCAGGTCATGGCGGCGAACATGGCAGTCAGGCACGAGTTCCAGCAAGCCATGACGGCACGGAGGTTGGCACCGAAGGCAGAGCCACCGTTGAAGCCGAGCCAGCCGAACCAGAGGAAGACGGTACCGAGGGTGATGAGGGAGATGTTGTGAGGGCGGaagttcatcatcatcttctcgttGCGGCGGCCGAGGACCCACGAGTAGGCCAGAGCCGACATACCGGAGCCGATCTCGACGGGGACACCACCAGCGTAGTCGAGGACGCCGTTCTTGAAGCCCCAGCCGTTGGCGTTCCAGACCCAGTAAGCGAGAGGGCAGTAGACGAGGGTGGcccagaagaagatgaagaccaTGCTGGGAATGACACGGCCGCGCTCGGCGACGGCACCGATCGTGAGGGCACCAGTGACGGCGCAGAACATCATCTGGTAGAAGGAGTAAAGGAGGGCGGGGACGAGAGGAGATCCGACCGAGGGGGCGCCCCAGACCTTCATGAGACCAAAGTGCTTAAGGTCACCGATGAAGGGGTTGCCGGAAGACTGGGAGAAGGCGAGCGAGTAGCCCCAGAAGTACCACTGGAAGACGATGACGGAGAAGGACATCATGACGACCCAGAGCATGGAGAGGGCGGATTTTCTGCGGGCGAGACCCGAGTAGAGGAAGGCGATGCCGGGGAccatgaggaggacgaggcaggcggagacgatgatgaaggccTGATCACCGGACTGGTACCACTGGTTGAGGTTCTCGGTGGCTGTTGTGAAGACATTGGTTAGTATACTCTAAAGGCTTGGCGTgtatggtgatggtgttgatgcatACTGGAGTCACCGCCGAGCTCTTCATTGGTACCGTTAAACGGTGTCGGGGGTCCGACTTCGACGTAAGACATGATGGGTAGGTTGTAGCAAGGTTTTCTCTCGGTTATCGGTTCGTGATGGAGTTATTGTCGAGGTCGACGGGGTCGATTGGGATAGCGTAGGGCGTCACTCAAGAGATACAAGGATATGAAAGCAGAGTGAAGTGAAAGGATCGAGTCACTAGAGATGGAATAGAGTCAAGAATTGACCAAGAACTCTTCCCGAGTCAGGTAGATGTAAGACTGGATGGGAGGGGAGGATATCGAGAATGAGATCAGAACGGGCATCGAGAGTCTATATATCGAGACGGGAAAGCTACTGTCCGAGTTTTTCACCTCAGCCCAAACCAAGCCCGCCGCCTCGGGTACAAGCCCGGGCATGGACTGGGTTTGCAGATCCCCTGCGGGTTGATGAGAGATACCCCATGAGAGATGGACGAGGGCTCCAGACCAGAGATAGATAGAGGCGCGATACGGCGCGGAGAGAGAAGGGCAGGGCAAAGATAGAGATGGGTACGTACCCCAGGTCTTGCGCTGTGAGTGAACGAGAGCCAGCCTCCATGTACAAACAGGTTGGACACATAGTTTATCGGTACGTACAGTAACAGGCCGATAGGCAAGGTAGAGATAGCGGCGTCGTGCTTCTGCCCCAGGAACCAGCGTGGACCCCCCTACGATAGAGCTGGCGCTTATACGTTTGGAGGCATGGCGTCTGTTACATGCACACCTCCCCGACCCCGATCGAGCACCGTTCTTGGCCTGGTTCCTGGCCAGATCCCCTTCAACCCCCGGTTCTCCGGACAGAGTCCGCATTCTACTCTCGCCGCGCGCCCACCCCATTCACCCGAGGATTTAGCACGCCCTCCGAACGAGTGTCTTCGGGACATGGCGAGTCCGTGGGGCTTTTGCTTCGCCTTGTTGACGTGAcgtgagaaggaggagaaaagcGGCACTGCCCATGGGGAAGCTCACTCGGGAAAGCTACGAAGCGGAGGATCAGGATCACGTACACGACTTTACAAGATCTATGATAAGAGAGCCCCCAAAAAATGAACATTTGAAACCGCTGCCGCAAacggagagggagggggCGTTGTTCGGGAAAGGGCGTGCATGACGCTCCGCTGTCTCTGTAAAGAAGAAACCTGGGGGCACACGAGGAAAAGCTCTTGGTTCAACTGCtgctttgcttgcttgggtTCGTTGCTCCGGGGGCGCCGTTGACGTGTGATATTGGCTCCCCTCGAAGCGTGGGGTTCGGCTATGTGCAAGGTACTCAATTTGGAGTATGGGGGATAACAGATGtgtgtgttgttgttgctgctgctgctggttgaGCTGAGAGAGCTGGACTGATATCCAACCGAGATTTGGgcttgtgtgtgtgtgtgtgtgtgtgtatcTCTGTGAAGGCCAGCTGAAAGTCAAGTCTCAGATAACAGAATCTTGGCTTTGAACAATTGTCGCGTGATGGCTTTCTTCAATCACTAACAAGAcgcgaaaaaaaaaaaaaaatatctcgAGATGGGGTTCCTTGAAACCGAAAGTCGGAGTTGCAAAAAAGTGTCAGCTGTAGCTTAGCGGATCGccggacgatgacgatgggtAGGTAAAACGATGTGTAAGTGCCATCGATTACATTACTTGTTCGACTACCCACGAAGTGTCCCCCCCTGGTCTCTCCAGCCCTGAATCATCAGCTCCGGCTCCCCCATCCGGGTCTCCCCGAGGTGAAGAGTACGGAGTTACACCTTTGGGAGCTCGAGCTCTCTTGTAATGCGTCGCTGTAACACATGGCCAAGGCCTTAGTAACGAGATCGGACAAGATACGAGATTTTTCTGAAGCCATCTCGACATTTATTACTCTTCCGATGGACCGACCATCACTCGATTTCATCTCTGCACGTGCAAGATCCAACAGACAGGGAAAAACTGACTGCacaaaagcttaaaataaaagatattccGTTACTTGATCACGTCAGTCGCtgataagaaaaaaaaacaatccccaaaagaaaagaaaacagAAGAATAGAACACGTCCAATTGGTTCAAATGTCTTCTCTCTAACGAGTCAAACCTCGACTTTTACTGGTCTCACGTGTGAAAAAgccatctttttcttatCAAAAGACGCGACACCAAAAAACCGAAGAAGCCTTCTGTGATTGTACTGTATGTATGTACACATTTGTGGGGGAAGAGGCTGTGCGGTACCTGATCCCATTCGGTGAGTCAAAAGTTTGTTTAATGAAAATAATTGGAGTCGGACCAGTGACTAAAACCCCAGACACATGAACAAGGGTCGACCAATCAGCTTCGACCTCGCCTCATCTTTGGTTCAACGACATCTCTTATTCTCTTTCGTGGATTTTCATGTCTTGTCTGTCTCGTCTTTGTATTTCAGCATTGCTACCGCTGATTACCTAGTATCAAAATTCCAACACACGTCATGAACCGACCTGCTGCATCTCTTGGTCGTCAAGCCCGCATTCAGCTAGTGGtgccccccccccccaaatCGCCAAAAGACCACCCGCCCATCTCTTGGCCTACATAACCCTCTACCACCCCCCGGCGCTACACCTTGACAAGAGCAGAAAAGCCAAGCTTCGTTGTCCCAGGGCCCACGATTGATTCCCAATCTATCCGGGGCATCCCGGGGCGGCTGAGACGGATCCTCCATCCGTTACCGTTCCTCTGGCAAAGAACCTCGGGCAGCGGCActcaactttttttttttgctgctTCAAGAACCGCATCCACTACCATGGTAAGGACCAATACCCCCTGCTAGACTTGGGCATGGACGAGGACAACAAGCATCCTCGGTGAGGCCGCCACcagggaagaaaaaaaaaagactaggAATATCGGATATGAGCACAACACAGCACGGTATGTAATTTGCACTAGGTCAAGGTGAGCGAGCACTGGGCAACAGTCGATTTCTGTCTCGACAAGATGAGATGGCTTCATGTCTTATCTACGCCCAGTCAGTCACTCAGACGACACACACGAATACGCAcgcgcacacacacacatttCTCATCTTCAGCTTCACCCCAAACAACAAGCCACGGATACCGGGAAAACCCTCGAGATCCAGTAAAATCTCACCTACCAGGAAAACCACATCCCCAGGTTTTCTCCTGTCCCCCCTATCAGAGTCCACTCACACACACCTTCACTCACACTTGAGCCTCCCTTCCCGTGGCGCCGGTCCATGCCAAGTAGTCAAGCTTTTTTTTCCATCCTTATCTCGCCCATCGACCAATCATGTCTCCCCTGATCATCAAAGACACACAAATCGCTTCTGGTCATGATCGTATAACCACCCCCTATTTTCCGCTATCTTTGATATCGTCACGCCACTTTCTAGAAGCTCGCCCTTGTCattctcttctccttctgctcTGCTCCCTCCTTCCCCGGCGTAGAATGGGCTTCGCTTTGCGGGGGCAGCTGCTCGTCCCGCCGACCCGGAACTCCGAGATACGGGTCCCCGCACTCAATGAGTGACCCAATTCATACTTGCCACCACTCCCGATCCCGGTCCGGGCCCCGTCTCCATCGTCAGCCGGCTCCGCTGCTCTGGGCTGGGGCTCCATGTGTTTTGCCTCGCCTTGCCTCACGGATATCTACGTAGTAACTCGCCTTTTAATCTTCGTCATGGGTTTTCGTGATTCACCATCATTACCCCGCCTACAGAACCGTGGGGTATCTAGATAGATTGGTTGCATCATCTtgctccagcttctccagacCAATCTTTCAATGGATGTCAACCTCGTTTGTCCAAGTATCCACTACCACCCATGCAACAAACTTCCAATCCTTTGTATTTCATACTCGTGTCCCTATATCTTCTACGACGAGCTTGTAACTGGCATCAATATCTCTACTTCAATCCTCCAATATGCATATCAGAGCATGATAGATGTCGACACAGCCACCAATGCACCCCCAAAATAACCCCCAATCACAATACACAAGAAAACAAAACAGCCCAGTCCAACTCCAAAGAAACCATCCCAAGACTCCAAAAAGTGCACCCAAACCTTGCGCCGGGTATCCTTCATCACCTAGATTGAAACAACGCCTTGTCAATATATGCAAAGCTTTCCCGTTTGCTCGTTCCGCGTCAACTCATACGACAAGATGTCGTGGTTTCGATAGTGAAGCATCAACCGG
This region includes:
- a CDS encoding Ammonium transporter — translated: MSYVEVGPPTPFNGTNEELGGDSTTENLNQWYQSGDQAFIIVSACLVLLMVPGIAFLYSGLARRKSALSMLWVVMMSFSVIVFQWYFWGYSLAFSQSSGNPFIGDLKHFGLMKVWGAPSVGSPLVPALLYSFYQMMFCAVTGALTIGAVAERGRVIPSMVFIFFWATLVYCPLAYWVWNANGWGFKNGVLDYAGGVPVEIGSGMSALAYSWVLGRRNEKMMMNFRPHNISLITLGTVFLWFGWLGFNGGSAFGANLRAVMACWNSCLTAMFAAMTWCLLDFRLARKWSMVGWCSGTISGLVAATPASGFIDPWASIILGVVAGVACNFATKVKFLVRIDDSLDVFAEHGVGGMVGLIFNAFFASSSIIGLDGVNTGAIGGFLDGNYVIIGWQIAAIVASSAYAFVMSAVIAKIIDFIPGLKLRASEEAELLGMDDDQHGEFSYDYVEVRRDFLAWSPQRDEPAEDGDVLEPTHGIQEHQSMMNTPSLSDARKTPSIDNTPEMVIPEKQA
- a CDS encoding 3-phytase encodes the protein MAASSAPREPKDGYHLVHQDDSHDDGHRPPPAPPAMPRGPVRTYRNMTLLLSGLVVILLGSNLYLSLPYAFSGSGCDPPRVPQYFQTSPQLWPGATATGKPAFMAQTHVFEPTATFVPNDPLQTSIPIEGMKEGNQSIFKMMGYLSPYSPSPGFGVDEYPIPQGAEIVQVQMLSRHGARYPTPGSNVAELGERLANASGKFNTRGALSFLNDWKYELGYAILVPRGRQELFESGVLHAYMYGSLYNPQSKLIVRTTTQDRMLKSAENWMAGFFGLEWTNNATIEVIIEAPGFNNSLAGGLGCPNAAKADYKAPVSTWVEKYLQDATDRFNNMTEGFKWTLEDVYAAQTMCPYETVAYGFSMFCDLFTYEEWQGFGYSVDLAFASGAGFHSPVGRAIGLGYQQEVIARLKNHTLGYSGSQINTTLDSMEETFPLNQRLYFDFSHDTNIVSILTAFGFRQFAEKLPADAYPGDHNFTVANVTPFGARLDIEIIKAPKPVSPDRTGYLEGEETKYIHFVLNQRTLPLGKSFPECDASRKDGWCELETFLKVQEEMVDKAQFDYACFGDYPSVPYGEVTDGVPPS